The Maniola hyperantus chromosome 2, iAphHyp1.2, whole genome shotgun sequence genome includes a region encoding these proteins:
- the LOC117992918 gene encoding uncharacterized protein isoform X2, whose translation MSNRAWVTLATNDSYSLGALVVAHSLRRSGSIYPAVVLITPSVTEAMRERLRAVFAEVVVVDVLDSGDAAHLALLRRPELGITFTKIHCWNLTQYEKCVFLDADTLIVQNCDELFEREELSAAPDVGWPDCFNSGVFVYRPSAETFSNLITFASERGSFDGGDQGLLNSYFSNWAQSDISKHLPFLYNVTSAAFYSYIPALKHYGQNLKIIHFIGAAKPWLQNFNWQSRSVDAPEHLREFVQLWWDLFVGQVHSQLDTTMDVVVEDFLEIPQEERVDYNEPMGNIIYYEPSLDSHSEFPWHHPDSQAVDLEFNVPEIDLNEFHNPWDSYRGNIPAYIADTKQNEQKADDHQEIRKYAWDYHPQQYQKQTESHNYEQIFHSKEHNVQYHHDHHTSKYKEDVWQSNHESSSKDNVMNIHVEIPHSDYHHHQHHETNHQQHTQDYHHNVPQYHENTPHEHSSLSDQYTQEHNYSEPHHTHEYPYDHFSKPEDNSNIFNQTQNNESHVGSHVCHKHSLQDHEPHVGKKLNGFTSSLQFEKQNRPQVYTVMMDHVKVKIENHRIPEEKMNGYVSDDESDIYDEITPRHPYDGFYLRHRMTIDSRGRKICSHEIPVRSPSPPSESSEEFEDALETFPEEITDKALNGDDSQTGVAGNLARVVPGEPLQQEAVDELTRRQGWETGNIDYMGADSFDNILAKISQTLSQPPSSEQPEPSKEVSQPEAVADPPSAPAPAELASEPESVASEPMLIETPSEKLVETPVEKEVAAPEKVELTPSEVAPIEVPKPVESGPIEKSVSEAEVLPTVEAVKPVEEAPVAGVPVPADEAPAPAEVTEAASKPEEIIPVPVEAVVASVEPATDVKEKTEPEAAEIPVVALEALKIDEAPSAAKVEATIDQAAPTPSVPEPTPTESEAAKPKEAAKLEVASDSPPLANTPSKEEIPETPAAKSTEEAAQETRL comes from the exons ATGtcaa atCGAGCATGGGTAACGCTTGCCACGAACGACTCCTACAGTCTCGGCGCACTGGTGGTGGCGCATTCGTTGCGTCGCTCCGGCTCAATATACCCTGCTGTGGTGCTTATTACCCCTTCCGTCACTGAGGCTATGAG AGAGCGTCTTCGCGCAGTATTTGCGGAAGTGGTGGTAGTAGACGTGTTGGACTCAGGGGACGCCGCCCACCTCGCACTGTTAAGGCGGCCCGAGCTCGGCATCACCTTCACAAAGATCCACTGCTGGAATCTCACTCAGTATGAGAAGTGCGTCTTTCTGGATGCCGATACACTG ATCGTCCAAAACTGCGATGAGCTGTTTGAGCGTGAGGAGCTGTCAGCGGCGCCTGATGTTGGCTGGCCCGACTGCTTCAATTCTGGAGTGTTTGTCTACAGGCCCTCCGCTGAGACCTTCAGTAATCTCATCACATTCGCCTCCGAGCGAGGCAGTTTTGATG GCGGAGATCAAGGTCTACTAAACTCATATTTCTCTAATTGGGCGCAGAGCGACATTAGCAAACATCTTCCATTCCTCTACAATGTCACATCGGCTGCCTTCTACTCTTATATACCTGCCTTGAAACA TTATGGTCAGAATTTAAAGATAATCCACTTTATTGGTGCCGCGAAACCATggctacaaaatttcaactggCAATCGCGCTCCGTCGATGCGCCGGAACATTTGCGAGAATTCGTACAACTCTGGTGGGACCTGTTTGTTGGCCAAGTCCACTCACAGCTAGATACAACCATG GATGTGGTCGTAGAAGACTTTCTGGAGATACCTCAAGAAGAAAGAGTCGATTATAATGAACCGATGGGGAACATTATTTACTATGAACCATCATTAGATTCACATTCTGAATTTCCGTGGCATCATCCCGATAGCCAAGCTGTAGATCTCGAATTTAATGTGCCAGAAATTGATTTGAATGAATTTCATAATCCATGGGATAGTTATCGAGGAAATATCCCAGCTTATATAGCGGATACTAAACAAAATGAGCAAAAGGCAGATGATCATCAGGAAATAAGAAAATATGCCTGGGATTACCATCCACAACAATATCAAAAGCAAACTGAAAGCCACAATTACGAACAGATATTTCACAGTAAAGAACATAATGTACAGTATCATCACGATCATCATACTTCTAAATATAAGGAAGATGTTTGGCAATCTAATCATGAATCTAGTTCTAAAGATAATGTAATGAATATACATGTAGAGATACCTCATAgtgattatcatcatcatcaacaccaTGAGACAAATCACCAACAACATACACAAGACTATCATCACAATGTACCACAATATCACGAAAATACACCCCATGAACATTCAAGCCTCAGCGATCAATATACACAAGAACATAACTATTCAGAGCCTCATCACACTCATGAATATCCCTACGATCACTTTAGTAAACCTGAAGACAATAGCAACATATTTAATCAAACACAAAATAACGAATCTCATGTTGGTAGTCACGTATGTCATAAACATAGTCTTCAGGATCACGAACCACACGTAGGTAAGAAGTTAAACGGTTTTACTTCCTCTTTACAATTCGAAAAACAAAATAGACCTCAAGTATACACTGTAATGATGGATCACGTAAAGGTAAAAATAGAAAATCATCGCATACCAGAAGAGAAAATGAATGGATATGTGTCCGACGACGAGAGTGATATTTATGACGAAATAACGCCAAGGCATCCATATGATGGCTTTTACCTAAGGCACAGAATGACTATAGATTCACGTGGGCGTAAAATCTGCAGCCACGAAATACCCGTAAGATCTCCTTCACCACCGTCAGAGAGTTCTGAAGAATTTGAAGACGCATTGGAAACATTCCCAGAGGAAATTACGGATAAGGCATTAAATGGGGATGATAGTCAA ACTGGTGTAGCTGGTAACTTGGCACGCGTTGTACCGGGAGAGCCACTGCAACAAGAGGCAGTAGATGAACTGACCAGGCGACAAGGTTGGGAGACCGGGAACATAGATTACATGGGTGCTGATTCTTTTGACAACATCTTGGCAAAGATTTCACAGACATTGAGCCAGCCACCAAGTTCAGAGCAGCCCGAACCCTCAAAGGAAGTGTCACAACCTGAAGCGGTAGCCGATCCCCCAAGTGCACCGGCACCAGCTGAACTTGCGTCAGAACCAGAATCTGTAGCCTCAGAACCCATGCTTATTGAAACTCCTTCAGAAAAGCTAGTAGAGACACCAGTAGAAAAGGAAGTAGCAGCACCCGAGAAAGTTGAATTAACTCCTAGTGAAGTAGCTCCAATTGAAGTTCCTAAACCAGTAGAATCTGGACCGATAGAAAAGTCTGTATCCGAAGCCGAGGTTCTTCCCACAGTAGAGGCTGTCAAACCTGTCGAAGAAGCTCCCGTGGCTGGAGTTCCAGTTCCAGCTGATGAGGCTCCCGCTCCTGCTGAAGTCACTGAAGCTGCAAGTAAACCAGAGGAAATTATTCCTGTTCCAGTTGAAGCAGTGGTAGCATCAGTGGAGCCTGCTACAGACGTGAAAGAAAAGACTGAACCTGAAGCCGCTGAAATACCAGTAGTTGCTTTGGAGGCATTAAAAATTGATGAAGCTCCATCAGCCGCAAAAGTCGAGGCTACAATAGACCAGGCAGCGCCTACGCCTTCTGTTCCAGAACCCACACCTACAGAATCAGAGGCAGCGAAGCCAAAAGAAGCAGCGAAGCTAGAAGTTGCATCTGACAGCCCACCTCTAGCTAACACTCCGTCCAAGGAAGAAATTCCCGAGACGCCCGCGGCTAAAT CTACCGAGGAGGCAGCGCAAGAGACGCGGCTTTGA